Part of the Paenibacillus sp. FSL R7-0273 genome is shown below.
CAAACTCGCTTGATCCGATCCCATCCATTCATTCCACACGGACACCAGCGCTCTTAATTCCACCAAAATTGCTGTTCGCTCATCCTAACGGACTCCAGCGCCTTTAAATAAACCTTTTGTCCGAAAAAACGGCGATTTTAGGTGCAATAAGCGAACTACGGTCCTTTAGCCCTACAAAATGTTCCTTACAGCAGAGTTAACGCCTCCTCGGTCCATTAAGCCTGTACTAGCCATTCAAAATACCCTTCACAGATAGAGGAAAAGTTCCTCAGCCCATCCGCCCGAGCCATTTACTCCAACAATAACATTCACAATTCCTCAACCGGTTCACTAACACCTAACAATCTCGTATACGCATCCAAACTAACCCAATAAGCAGCCAGCTTCCGATCCATACGCGCAGTAACTATTTACATAAAAAAGAACACCTGCAGCCGGCAGGATTGTTCCTGTCTTATCACAGGGACCCCGTTTCCGGCATGCGGTGTTCTTCTATAACTTCAGCCTGCTTACTTCACAATTGCTCCGTTCGGCATGCTGTCCGGCACAGTGGCGATTGTCAGCTGGTCGCCTTTGGAGGCTGCCAGAATCATGCCCTGGGACAGCTCGCCGCGCAGCTTCACCGGCTTCAGGTTGACGATGCAGATAACCTTGCGGCCAACCAGCTCTTCCGGCGTGTAAAACTTCGCGATGCCGGAAACCACCTGGCGCTGCTCATAACCGAGATCGAGCTGCAGCTTCAGCAGCTTGTCGGCCTTTTTCACCGGCTCAGCCGCGATAACCTGGGCTACGCGCAGCTCCGCCTTGGCGAAATCGTCGATGCCGATTTCTTCCTTATGCTCTTCCTCCGGCTCTACAGCCGCCGGAGCATCACCCGCAGCTGCGGCTGGTGCCGCCTCAGGCTCGGCTGCCGCCGGCTTGCCTGCGCCCATCGCTTCGGCGATGTACGCCACCTCCACGGCTACGTCAAGCCGCGGGAAAATCGGCTCGCCTTTGGCGAGCTTCGTGCCGGCCGGAATCAGGCCGAAGGTGCGGCCGCTGTCCCAGGTGGTCAGCTCACCCGGCTGAATGCCCAGCTGCTCCCAGATTTTGGCCGGAGCACCGGTCAGGAACGGCTGCAGCAGAATCGAAGCGGTGCGCAGACCTTCCACCAGGTGTCTCATGACGGAGGCCAGCTCGCCGTTTCTGCTCTCATCCTTAGCCAGTACCCAAGGCTGGGTTTCGTCGATATATTTGTTCGTGCGGCTGATCAGCGCGCCGATAGCAGTCAGTGCAACGGAGAATTCCATCTTTTCCATCGCTTCCTCTACCTTGGCATAGGTGCTCTCAACAGCAGCCTCCAGCTCGCCGTCGAATGCAGTCACTTTACCAGCGTAAGCCGGCAGCTCGCCGCCGAAGTATTTTCCCACCATAGCTCCTGTACGGTTGAGCAGGTTGCCGAGGTCGTTCGCCAGATCGTAGTTGACCCGGTCAACAAAGCTTTCCGGAGTGAAGGTACCGTCTGAGCCAAATGGAACCTCACGCAGCAGGTAGTAACGCAGCGCATCCAGACCGTAACGGTCAATCAGGGTCACCGGATCTACAACATTGCCTTTGGATTTGGACATTTTACCGTCCTTCATCAGCAGCCAGCCGTGGGCAAACACCTTCTTAGGCAGCGGCTCACCCAGCGCCATCAGGATGATTGGCCAGTAGATGGTATGGAACCGGACGATTTCCTTGCCGACAATATGCACATCCGCCGGCCAGAACTTGTCGTACAGGCTGCGGTCAGCAGAACCGTAACCGAGGGCAGTAATGTAGTTAGTGAGCGCATCGATCCATACATACACTACATGCTTGGCATCACCTTTTACCTTAACGCCCCAGTCAAAGGTTGTACGGGAAACGGCAAGATCCTCCAGACCCGGCTTAATGAAGTTGTTGATCATCTCGTTTTTGCGCGATTCCGGGAGAATGAACTCCGGATTCTCTTCATAGAACCTCAGCAGGCGATCAGCATATTTGCTCATCCGGAAGAAATAGCTTTCTTCCTTCACCAGCTCAACCGGGTGTCCGCTGTCCGGGCTTTTGCCGCCGGTAATGTTGCCGTCCGCATCACGCTCAATGTCCACCAGCTGTGTCTCGGTATAGAAGGTTTCGTCTGAAATACAATACCAGCCCTCGTATTCACCTTTGTAAATGTCGCCCTGCTGCAGCAGCCGGTCAAAAATATCCGCAACCACTGTCTTATGGCGTTCCTCGGTAGTACGGATGAAGTCATCATTGGAAATGTCCAGCTTGCGCCAGAGCTCCTTGATGCCTACAACAATGCCGTCAACGAACTCCTGAGGCGTCTTGCCCGCCTTGGCAGCTTTCTCTTCAATCTTCTGGCCATGCTCATCAGTACCGGTCAGATAACGTACCTCAAAGCCGCGCAGACGCTTATAGCGGGCCATTGCATCACCCGCCACTGTCGAATAGGCATGTCCGATATGCAGCTTATCGCTCGGATAGTAGATAGGGGTTGTCAGATAAAATGTTTTGTTCTCACTCATTGATCCTGTTCATCCTTTCGTAATGGCACTTCTTATACAGCTCCGTTTACGCAAAAAACTCCCGCCCCTATATGGGGCGAGAGTATACTCACGCGATACCACCCAAAGTTCCCCGGCTCCTCACAGAGCACAGGCTTCGCCAGTTCTTAATGAAGAACTGTCCATTAACGCTGGATCACGCTGCGTCCTTACGTAAGACCGCTCCTTACAGCAGTCCCTGCTCGGGCACAGTTCCTCCCGGACCATCTTCAATCTGTGCACCATACCGGTTCCCAGCGCTCCCGGCTCTCTGTAATGGCCAACCTGATTTACTTATCCGTTCCTCGGAATGCATATTATTCTCCAAAATATACCCAAAAATCAGCACTCCTGTCAAGTCGGCCGGACAGCCCCTTCATCAGGCGGCTGGTCCTCCCGCGGCGGGACAGGATCAAGCCCTCCCGGATGGAAGGGATGGCACCTGGCAATCCGCCTGGCGGCCAGCCAGGAGCCCTTCACCGGGCCATGCACTTCTATCGCCTCCAGCGCATACGCCGAGCAGGTCGGATAGAAGCGGCAGGTCGCAGGCTTCAGCGGCGATATGAACTTGCGGTATACTCTGATCGGGGCCTGGACCGTTCTGCGCAGGTCCGGCATATTAGCGGCCCTCTTTCCCGTGGGCTGCAGCAAGCTCTGTGTCCGCTTCCTTGCCGCCTTCACAGTCCTTGCAGTAACCGAACACTTCAAATTTATGCTTGACTACCCGGAACTGGTCCGGTGTATCCGTTAAATTCATCGGGCAGAAATGAATCGGGTAAGTCTTCATGCATTGAAGGCAGATCATATGATGATGGTGGTGGTCCTGGTTACAGCTGGCCTTGAATTTGACACCGTCCTCGAATACGACCTGTTCAAGAACACCAAGCTCCTCCATCACCCGCAGGTTGCGGTAGACCGTGTCGAAGCTGAGACCGCTGTATTTGCGCCCCATATAATCATAGACATCCTTCGCCGACAAATATCCCGTATTCTCGCCGAACAACTTGGCAAGCGTCTTTCGCTGATCGGTGATACGCAGCCCCTGCCCCGACATAGCTTCCAGTATTTGTTCTGTCGACAGCATTCGCTCATCTCCCATACATAATTCATTACTGTTACACTCTCTTTATAATGCCCCAAAACCATTGCCCCGTCAATCAAGCAGAGCAGCTGCAGCCACCTTTATGCCGGAGTTATGCCGGGATCAGGAACATATTGTTCCACCCGCTGCAGCAAAACAGGCTAAAGCCGCCTCAAGTGGGGGGCTTTAGCCTGCTTAATCCTTACCTGTTAACTCATAACTTACTGTTTCAATGGCGGCAGCGGTGTAAACACAAAGTTCACCGGCAGATTGCTTCCCGAAGCTACAGAGAACACAATTTCCACCGAGCTTTCAGAGCTGCCCGAACGATATACAACTGCGTTCATGTCGGAGCTGGAAAGGCTGCCTTTGTTCGGAAGGTTAACGATCGTATTGTTGTTGACCATAAGAGAGCCAAGATAGTTACCACCGCGCGGATTGAACGTAATCAGCGTGTTGGGAGCAACACGCTCAAATCTTATTTTGTACAGCACACCGAAATTCCCGGCATTAGAAGCTTCGGTTCCGTTCATCGGATCGATGCCGATCAGGTTCTTGTCATAGTAGTTATCACCCAGAATCAGCTTCGCCTGCGTCGTTCCGACTACATCACTCACAGTGATGATCCGGGTAGAGTCCGGATAGGTGCCGCGGTTATGCACACCGTCACGGTCCAGAACCGGCAGCGTTGGCAGCAGGGCAATCGGGTCCTTGTTCTCTTCAACCATTACCACATTGTAATCAATCGTAAGATCACTGAACAGATCAGCGCTAAGTGAAAGAACCTCGCCCGGCTTCATAGCGATTCTGTTAATATCAGTCAGAATCGCTTTGCTCTCGCCCGGCAACAGGTATGTTGTGCTGTATTTTTCATTGGTAATCATTGAATTATAATATTTCTGGATCGAAATTTTACCTGTGTACTCCGGAGAAGTAACCGGACCGGCAATACCGGAATACTGCGTTGTAATCGTCGTCGGATACAGGTTGTTGTTGGTTGCAATCACGTAAAGCTTCTGTCTGGTAGACATGTTGTTCAAATGATGAACAAGGAAACGGGTATTGCCGACCGAACTTTCGCGGTATAGCACGCCTTCCTGATTCACTGTTTCCGGACTGTTGCTGCGGATCAGCTTATAATTCTCTGAAGACAGGTTATACGTCAGATTAGTCAGCCCCGGAATCATTCCGCCGTCCATGGAGATAACGTCTCCAGGCAGCGTGAACAGCTTCGCTACTTCATCCTGGGTATACATCTGTTCGCCCGTAATATTAATTGTCTTCTCGAAGGTGCTGCTCAGGCCGTGCTTGTCGGTTACTCTCAGCTGGATCGATACCGGACCCGGATTGAAGAAGGCCAATGCGCGGTTCGTCCATTCTGCTGTAAGCTCTTCGTTCTCAGGATCATAGCTGAGATCCGTTAGCGTGATCGGCTCACCCATTTGGTACTCTTCTTTGTTGGTTGTGAAATTGGCGACCGGCGGCTGGTTAGGCTGCAGTACCTTAATCGTTACGGAATAAGGATCACTCACCTGTCCGTTAGCATCAACTACGGAATAAGTGACTGTATAGTATCCCGGCTGATCGTAGATATCCTGTTTGTTGTCACTCCAGCGTTCTTCTACAATAGGTGTGCCATTCGGCGAGGAGCTGGAAGTGGTGTAGTTAATATATGTCTGGCCGGCAAAAATTTCAGTCGACTGGACGCTAAAGGTTGCTGTCGGCTTGGTGTTCAGTGTCAGAATGACACGTTTACCTACATTATCAACAGTATAAGGAATATTAAGGGCGGCTGTAATTGAAGTTAATGGAACCATGAAGGTGCCTTTGAACTGGTAGGCAGGCCCTTTCATTGTCTTCGGACTGCCGTTCACTGTATAAATTTTGCTGTCGGTCTTAAAACGCATGATGCTGCTGCCTTTTGTAACAACAACTTCCTTTGTTTTGGCTTCATAGGTGTAGCTTACACCGACCATTTCAACCATTGCCCGGATGGAGACGTAGGATACCCCGTTCTTGACGGCCATCGGCTGGTTAGCCAGGTAAGGTGTTCCGTTTCTGTACATTTGCCGGCTGTTCATGTGCAGGATAAGCTGGTTTGCAGCGCTTCCGTATACAGCGTTTACCGTATTCAGCGGCTGGACAACCGATCCGTCCGTAGCGGCAGGGGCCGCCGTTTCCGCCGGAACCGGCGTAGCAGCTGACGAATCCGTTGTTGCAGCAGTGGCTGACGGATCTGCCGATGCAGCAGGCGCAGCGGTAGCTGACGGATTCGGAGTGGCTGTCGGTGTGACCGTTCCGGCAGGAACCTCACTTGGCAGCGGATCTGTGGCTTCCGGCTGAACTGCCGCCTCAACCGCCTGAGCTGTGCTTACAGTGCCGGTTACTCCGGCGGTACTTACCGGTACGGCATAAGCCGGAACCGCAGCTGCGGCCTGGGTTACAGCCAATACAGCGACTAACGTTAGTTTCTTAAAATTCATGGTATGACTCCTTCTGCTCCTGTTTGTAGTCTATAAGGCAGGTATACTCTCTGTATGCTGCTTATATTCCCGTATAACAAAACTCTTCAACAGCTGCCGTGAAGCTGTTATTTTGCCACGCTCTTTTTACAAAACATAGTATTAGACGCGCCGGACCTGAAAAAGTTTCATTTTGTGTAAAGAAAAAAACAAAGACGACCCCCCGCTTCCTCCAGGTTAATCGTCTACGCGCTGTACTTTGTATAAGACTTTTTATTGGTTGCCTTTTACTCCGGCAGATATTCAAGAAATTAAACCCAGTCAATGCGTCTCTGGGCCAGCGCTCCTGTCACGGTACTCTTTCGGGGTCATCCCCGTCTGCTTCTGGAATACCTTGGTAAAATAACGACGTTCCTGATAGCCTACTCCAGCGCTGATTGCCGCAATGCTCTTGTCGGTGCTGGCCAGCATAAACTTGGCGGCTTCGATCCGCTGCTGGGTCACATATTCCACAAAGGTCACCGCGAACCGGTTCTTGAACAAAAGACAGAAATAACTGCTGCTGATGCCGATTTTGCCCGCAACCTCCTCAATGCCCAGATCATGGTTCAGCCGCTCGGAAATGTATTTTACCGCCTGGTTCATCAGTTGCTCGGGTGTCTTCTTAGGCGTCTCCCCGGCAGCGGGCAGCTCCTGAAACAGCGGAATACTGTTATACAGCTTATCCTTGTACTGTCTGTTGCGGATCTGCGCGCCGATATTGCGCACCTTGTTGCCAAGCTCCTCATAATGAATCGGCTTACAGATGTATTCCTTAACACCAAGCCGGATCGCTTCCCGGGCATAATCAAACTCCTGATAGCCGCTAAGGAGCAGCACCTCGCTCTCCAGGCCCATTTCCCGCAGCTTCCCCACGAAGGTAAGACCGTCCATCACCGGCATGCGGATGTCGCAGAGCACCAGATCCGGCGCCTCCTCCTCGGCAATCCTGAGCGCCTCCATCCCGCTGCGCGCCATGCCGGCAACCTCCATCCCCATCTCCTGCCACGGCAGCACCCTGTTGAGATTGTTCAGGATCGGGGCTTCATCGTCAACCAGCAGTACCTTTAGCATAATGATCTTCCCCCTGCTCATATTTGGGAATGACGCATTGGATAACCGTTCCGGCACCAGGGGAGGCACAGATAAAGATGCCGTAGCGGCTGCCGTACTCAATACGGATACGGTCAGCCACGCTGCGTACGCCCAGCCCCCGCCGTTCCTGGTGCCGGACGCCCTCTCCGGTCCGGCCGGAAGGCTCCGCCTCAACCGGATCATGGACCATGTACTGGAACATGGACAGCTGGGCCGGCGTCATGCCGATTCCGTTATCCTGTATCCGCAGAATCAGATTTCCGCGCTCCTCCCAGCCTGTCACCTTCAACAGGCCATGGTATCCGATCCCCTCGAAGCCGTGCTGAATGCTGTTCTCTACCAAGGGCTGGAGCGTCAGCTTCAAAATGCCGCAGCCCAGCAGCTCATCCGGTATCTCAATCTCATAATCAAATAAATCCTCGAACCGGAACTTCTGGATATCCAGATAATTGCGCAGATGGGTAATCTCCTCCTGCAGCGTAATTTCGTCCCGGTCCTGAATACTGATGCGCAGAATGCCGGCCAGCCGGTAGACCATCTCACTGACCTTCCGCCCCTCATTCTGCACCGCCAGCACATTGATCGATTCCAGTGTATTGAACAGAAAATGCGGCTTAATCTGCGCCTGCAGCACCCGCATTTCCGCCTGATTTTTGCGGTGCTGCTCGACCTGAATCCGGTTGAACAACATTTGGATCTTGTTCATCAGATCGTTGATGCCTCTGGCCAGGAGAGTCATTTCGTCGTTGCCCTTTTCCTCTACCCTTGTTGTCAGGTCACCATCCTCTACCCGGCGCATGAAGCGGACAATGACGGCGATTCCGCCGGCAATCCGGTTCATAAAGAACAGGTTGAAGATGACCGCAGCCAGAAGGCACAGGAAGATCACGGCCACGAACCAGCGGGCGAACACCGTAACCTCACGGGACAGGGAGTCCCACGAGGTAACCGAGACCAGGCTCCAGGGATAGTCCTTGAGATGATAGACGGACAGGATGCTTTTATCGCCGGCGAACTCCGTTCTGAAGCTCTGGAAGCCCGGCTTATACGTCATTTTTTTAGCGGTAAATGAGCTCAAATCCTGCCCGTCCAGACCGTGGTCCGGATCAAGCAGGATCATCCCGTTATCATTCACCAGCATGAAGGACACCTTCTGGCTGCTGTCGCCTATTTTCAAATTTCGGAAGATCGATTCGAACTCCCAGTTTTTGATCTGGACCACCAGAATGCCGATATTCTGAAAGAAGCTAAGCTCCTTGATCAGACGAATCTGCGTGAATACCGGCTCCGTTCCGGTCAACTCAGGATATTCATGCGGTGCCAGCCACTTGGGTACACCGTTGAGCTCCATTACTTCCTCGTACAGCTCACTTCCCTTGAATTTTTCGTACGGAAGCGTCCGGAAGTTTTCTTTGGTGAATACCGAGACAATCTCCGAGCTGCCTTTTCCGTTAAAATTGTACAAAAACGCGTAGCTGATCGACGGATGATTATACAGCAGACTCCGGAAATTGCGCTGGCTGGCGTTCAGGCTGAGCTGCTCGGCATCCGTCAAATCCTGCTTGGAGGGATCATCCGCACTGAGTGCCATATGGAATACTGAAGTCGCAATCCCGTTATCCGTTACATTGTTCATATCCTTGAACACATTGGAGATGCTGTAGCTGATTGCTTTGAGTGAATACTCGGACTGCTGGCTGTACTTCTTCTCAATGGAGTTATACGTGACGAAGAACATAATCATACCAAGGGTAAAGAGCGGAATAATGATCAGGCCCAAAAAAGCAGTAAATAATTTATAGCGCAAATTCATGAGCTGCGCTCCTGACTGTAGTTAGGTTAGCCCTTTACGCTGCCTGCCGTTACACCTTCAATTATTTTCTCCTGCAAAATGGCATAAATGATAACCACCGGCAGCACGCTGTAGACGATACCGGCAGACATCTGCGCATAGTTCATCTGATACTGATCACGGAATTGGACCATTCCCACCGGAAGCGTGCGCAGCTCATCATTGGAAAGAAAATAGTTGGCCAGCAAAAACTCATTCCAATTTCCCAGGAAATTGACGATGAATACTGTAACCATGGCGGGGACCGTCAGAGGTACAATAATCTTAGCAAAGATACCCGGGGCCTTCAACCCATCCATTACCGCTGCTTCCTCAATTTCACTGGGAAGTGAACGCATGAAGGCAGCGAGAATGATGATCGTAAACGGGATTGCATTGGCAATATACGGAACAATAAGCGCCCAGTGGGTGTTTAGAATATGCAGCTTACGCACAATCGTATAAATCGGCAGCATTAGCGCATTGTTCGGAATCAGCATTCCGACCAGTACAAACGAGTACAGCAGTATATTCCAGCGGCCGTGGCGCATCCGGGTAACAGCGAACGCGAACATACCAGCCAGTATAATCGATACTACCGAAGCAAAGACCGATATATATAAGCTGTTAAAAAAGTACGTGCTGATCTTCGCATTGACCCAGGCTTCCACATAGTTATTGAATACGAACTCCTTCGGAATACCGAACGGGTTCAGGGCAATAGAGTTGTTATCCTTTTTTACCGATGAAAAAAGCACAAACAGAAACGGAAACAGTACAACCAGGAGATACCCAAGCAGTGCAGCATGCGGCAGACTTTTTTTCAGGGCGCGCGGCATCAGTATTCAATCCTTTCACTACGCCGGTTAAACAGCAGCTGGTACACCACTGTAACGATAAGCGTAAATACGAAGATCAGGACCGCAATCGTATTGCCGTACCCGTATTTAAAGTTCGTGATTGCATACTTGATCATATAGGTGGCCATAACCTCCGTTGAACCCGCCGGTCCGCCTTTGGTCATAACGATGACGATATCGGCAGCCTTCATTGCCCCGGCAATAGAGAGCATGATTACCACCGAAATAATCGGCACAATCAGCGGCAGGGTGATCCGTGTAGCCCGCTGGAAGCCCGTAGCGCCGTCAATTGCGGCTGCTTCGTCAAGCTCTCCGGGAATCGACAGAATCGCTGCAAGCACCATTACAATGTAGAATCCGGTCCACTGCCAGGCGTTGGTGATCAGAATCGACAGCATGGCAAACCGTTCATCGGACAGCCAGTAGACCGGCTCTATCCCGACCAGGCCAAGCAGCTTGTTGAACAGGCCGATATTGGGCTCGTAGATAAAGCCCCAGAGGATACCGATGACTGCTGTCGACATAATTGAAGGCATGAACACCGCTGTTTTGTATAAGCCCTTAAGTTTCTTGACGTTGGCAATCAGCAGGGAGAACAGGACAATCAGCGGAACCTGGATAAAGACAGAGAACAGAATAAACCAGCCGTTATTCTTCACCGATATCCAGAAGCGGTCATCACCGAGCGCTTTTTCGTAATTTGTCAGTCCGGTCATTTTAACCGTATCGGAAACTCCGTTCCAGCTTGTAAGACTGTAGTATATGGAGCTGAAAATTGGATAGATAAAAAAAATCAGGAACAGGGCAAGTGCAGGAAGAACAAACAGGATGAAGACGAGCGGATTTCTGAGCGCTTTATTCATGGCTACCTCCGATGCTTACGAATCTGGGAAAGGTCCTGCGTTGTGAAAAAAATGTACCCTGGCAGGCACCAGGGTACATTTCAATGGTTGCCTACTCCACAGCTGCGTTCGCTTCTTCCTGAATCTTCTGCAGCTCTTCACCCATCTTCTCAGGAGTCGTCTGGCCGCCGATCAGCTTCTGGATCTGGATGTTACTGATCTCAGTAGTTACATCAGCCTGCACCAGCGAGTCAAACGCCGGGAAGGAGGATGCCGAGTTATTCAGCACCGCTACGATTTCTTTCATCAGATCATCAGTAATGTTCGCATCCAGCACCGACTGGTCCAGCTTCATTGCCGGCAGCACGCCATCCTCTACCAGACCGCGCAGCTGCATTTCTTCGTTGTACATATTTTTGATAAAGGATTTCACAGCTGCCAGCTGGCGCTCATCCTCACCTGCGGAAGCAGAGAACCCGTAGCCGTTGTTCACATCCCGCATCAGCGCTGTCTGGTCACCCGCTCCCCCTTCGACCGCAGGAATATTAAAGAATCCAACCTTGCCGATCAGGCCTTCACCGGACTGGCCGGCCTTAAATACGGAAGATTTCCATGTACCGTCATACATCAGAATCGCTTCACCGCTGGTGAATTGAGTCGTATATTCAGCATATTCGAAGCCAAGCTCGCCTTTTTTGAAGTAGCCGTTATCGACCCACTCCTTGTATTTGGCGAAGCCTTGGACAACGCTCGGGTCACTCCACTTTGCTTCACCCGTCGCGAACTTCGCTGTAACATCCGGTCCGGCATAGCGGGACCATAGGTGGTTAGCCAGCATCAGCGGCACCCAGCCTGCTTTGGAGGCACCTGCCAGCGGCACCTTCCCATCCGCTTTGATATCTGCCAGCTGCTGCTCCAGCTCGGCGAAGGTGGCCGGTGCTTTCCAGCCTTTGCTTGCGTAATATTCCTTGTTATAGAAGAAGCCCTCACCGGAGCCGCCAATCGGCAGTCCGTAGATTTTGCCTTCGTAAGTGAAAGGGTCCAGATTGGAGAATTTATCCCTAATGCCCAGCTCTTCGAGAATAGGGGTCAGATCC
Proteins encoded:
- a CDS encoding extracellular solute-binding protein gives rise to the protein MRKSIAMLLSLMFVSSALLTACGGNNNNTGNNGEAAATNSGTAATNAPATEEPANTEPFEMTIRHTQVGADKQKRLAILEDVVGKVQEEVPGLTFKLDGVDSDVNRKEKLRGEMAAGNPPEIFDLFGSPDSKIYAKESKLLDLTPILEELGIRDKFSNLDPFTYEGKIYGLPIGGSGEGFFYNKEYYASKGWKAPATFAELEQQLADIKADGKVPLAGASKAGWVPLMLANHLWSRYAGPDVTAKFATGEAKWSDPSVVQGFAKYKEWVDNGYFKKGELGFEYAEYTTQFTSGEAILMYDGTWKSSVFKAGQSGEGLIGKVGFFNIPAVEGGAGDQTALMRDVNNGYGFSASAGEDERQLAAVKSFIKNMYNEEMQLRGLVEDGVLPAMKLDQSVLDANITDDLMKEIVAVLNNSASSFPAFDSLVQADVTTEISNIQIQKLIGGQTTPEKMGEELQKIQEEANAAVE